The DNA window CGCGATCGGACAGAGCCCCGCCGCGACCGCCGCTCCCGGTCCGCTCGACGAGCCCCCCGTGATGTGCTCCGGCGCGTAGGGATTGCGCGCCGCCCCGTGGTGCGGATTGATCCCGGTCGCACCAAGGCCGCACTCGTGCATGTTGGCCTTGCCGATGAGCAGCGCCCCCGCCGCCCGCAACCGCGCCACCGGCGTCGCCTCCGTCGTCACCGGGGCACCACCGAGAAAGCGCGTCCCGACCGTCGTCGGATAGCCGAGCTGATCGAACTCGTCCTTCACCGCCACCGGCACGCCGTCGAGCGGAGAGAGCGGCTCTCCCCGCGCCCAGCGCTCCGTCGCCGCCCGCGCCTGCGCGAGCAGATCGCCCCGCGCCTGCGCGATGAAGATGCGCATCGCCGGTCGCCGCGCCTCGGAGGCCGCGACCGCCTCGAGCACGCGCTCCGCCACGCGCGTGGGCGTGGTCTCTCCCGTCCGATACGCGGCCTGGAACTCCGCCGCCGTGCGCCAGGGTGCCATCTCAGCCCTCCCCGTCGCGCCGCCGGTGCAGCGGGATGTAGAGCGGCGCGTGCCCAGGGACCTGCGCCGTGCGAAGCCGGTCGAGGCCGAGCTGCTTCGCCGCGACCCGGTAGAGCAGCGCGCCCGTCCCCGGCGTCTCCATCAACTTCGCCGCCAGCCGGAGCCCGGTCCCGGCCAGCCGCTTCGACTTCTGTGGCTTCTCGTCCATCGCGCACGCGTCCTGATGAGGGGCCTCCTTCATATGTGCGCGCGCGCACCTTGGCAAGGACCCAGGCCCGGCCGGATGGGCTACTCCCTCCGCTTCCTCACGCCGCGCTGTGACGTAGCCCATTGCAACCCCCGCCCCCGTCGGCTAGCGTCTTCGGATTATCCCTTAGCCGTTAGGAGTACCCCATGCCCGAGATCCGCCTCGCCATCGCTGGAGTGGGCAACTGCGCCAGCTCCCTCCTGCAGGGCCTGTCCTACTACGCGGGCCGCCAGCCCGACGAGGCGGCCGGCCTGCTGCACCCCATGGTGGGGCGCTACGGCGTGGAGCACATTCGCCCCGTCGCAGCCTTCGACGTGGACGAGCGCAAGGTGGGCCGCCCGCTGCACGAGGCGATCTTCGCCCCCCCGAACTGCACCACGGTCTTCCAGGAGCAGCTCCCGGACTGGGGCGTCACGGTGGAGATGGGCCCCATCCTCGACGGCATCGCGCCGCACATGGCGCGCTACCCGGAGCGGCAGGCCTTCCGAGCCGCGGACCGACCCGCCCGCGACGTGGCCGAGGTGCTGAAGCGCACCGGAGCCCAGGTGCTGGTCTGCTACCTCCCCGTCGGTTCCGAGGCCGCCGTGCGCCACTATGCCGAGGCCTGCCTCGAGGCCCGCGTGGCGCTCGTCAACTGCGTGCCGGTCTTCATCGCCTCCGACGCGCACTACGCCGAGGCCTTCCGCCTGCGCGGCATCCCCGTGGTCGGCGACGACATCAAGAGCCAGTTCGGC is part of the Deltaproteobacteria bacterium genome and encodes:
- a CDS encoding inositol-3-phosphate synthase codes for the protein MPEIRLAIAGVGNCASSLLQGLSYYAGRQPDEAAGLLHPMVGRYGVEHIRPVAAFDVDERKVGRPLHEAIFAPPNCTTVFQEQLPDWGVTVEMGPILDGIAPHMARYPERQAFRAADRPARDVAEVLKRTGAQVLVCYLPVGSEAAVRHYAEACLEARVALVNCVPVFIASDAHYAEAFRLRGIPVVGDDIKSQFGATIVHRNLARLLSDRGVKLEHTYQLNTGGNTDFLNMLEESRLISKRISKTESVQSQLGTRLPEDDIHIGPSDYVPWQKDNKVCFLRLEWRGFGDVPMNLELRLSVEDSPNSAGVAIDALRCARLALDRGLGGPLLPVCSWTMKHPPVQMRDDEARVGLEAFLEENLELAPPRRAVALGSGPQTSATPRGH